TTGGCTTTATTGCGTGCGGACAAGGCTTTGTACCAGGTGATTTGACTTTGTAAGGCATCCAGCTCACCGACGGTGTTGATGTCAGAGGTGGCGCTCAGTAATGAGGGAAAAAGGAGCAACAAAAAAAGAAAGACTTTATGGCTTTCCATACATCACCCCCTGGACTTGATATTGGATGGCGGCGTTATCCTGATTGATCAGCAAGGCTATTTTTTTTATTCTCATCCCTGGTAGTTCACTCTCTTTAAAGATCATTCTCGGAGGAATCGAGCTCTCATAGCTGAAGGTCATTTCCCGCCAGTTCGGCAAGGGAAAGTCGATGCCCTGTTCGTCTGTTTTCTTTTCCTCAAAAGGCACCTCCGTTAACGTGAACCTGAGATTATGTCGTTGCAATAATGTCATGAGTTTGTCACGCTGATGTGACAGTGGCAGTAACGGGTCGTCGCCTTCGGGTATGGCATGGATGGGAAGAAAGAAAACGGCGGCCCCTGTTTGTTTGCCGTTAAAGCTGGGAGTGACCGAATAACGTTTTTCCACACTCCATTTAAAATCCATCGCGCCCACAGCAGAGCCCTCAAGCCGAGCAAAAAGAAGTTCCGCCTTATCATGAAAACAGGTGATCTGAGCGGTGATCCATCCCCCCAATGACAACGGAATTTGCTGTAGGGTTTGATCACAACGCTGGATAAAATTCTGGATAGACGGTTTATCCACCCAGGGGGGTTTTAGGCTCAGGAGGGCCGCTTTATAACGGGCTTCTTTATTGATATCGTCGGCTAACTTTTGTTTTTCTATCGCCAATAAACGGGCTTTATGTTCTTTATGATTCCAATACTGATTAAAAAAATAGAACGCACTCAGGATAAAAATAAAAAAAGACGCCCAGGAAACGCTTTCTTTTTGGGTCAATCCCCACGTTAACGGTTTGAGTTTAAATTCTTTTTTCAGATTTTTAACGGCCAGTACCTCTGACCAATCCCTCTCATCCGTCACCCATAAAAATCGTTTGTCTCCAAACACCTTCACTTCCCCCTCGCCTTGGGATAAACGGGCAGTCATATCCACCACCTCTTGCTCTAAGGCCTCTGCATGCACGATTTTATCGGTCCAAGGCATGACCAACCCGCCCGTAGAGGCGATCACAATAAAGTTATCCTCCATTGACTCTACTGGGATCACGGCCAGCCATTTACCTGAAATCAAGGACACCAATGACACCGCCAGTGAATATTTTCCTTTGAGTGGGACAGAAAATTTGGGCGCGAAGCCTGCTTGAATCGATCCGTTTTGCCGGATGGCGACCACATCCAGGTGTTCTCTTTTCCCAATGGCTTTCACTTCTTTCATAAAATGTAAGCCCCCTTTAATCGCCCGCCATTCAAGGCCGACGACGAAGGACTTTTTGTTGTAAGTCACAATATGTATTGGTTTTTTTTCGTGGGACATAAATTTTTTCTCATGTATTTCAAAAAATAACATTGAAATACCATTTAATTGTATGTACGATTTGATAAATGAGAATTGAATACGATGCAGTGAAAAATCATCGCAATATTTTGGAACGTGGACTGAGCTTTGATAGCGTTAAGGATTTTGATTTTTCTACGGCCTTCTTTTTTATCGATGAGCGCAAGAATTATCCCGAAGTTCGCTATCTTGCTGTCGGTTACTTAAAAAATCGCTTACACGTTCTGTGTTTTTCTGACATTAAAAACGGCATCAGAGTCATTAGTTTTCGTAAAGCCAATACCAGAGAGGGCATTAAATATGAAAAATCACTTACCCTTGATTGATAAAGAAGGTGAGGTACGTGAACTCAAAGAGGAAGACTTTGCTTTGATGAGACCCGCTGAAGAGGTATTACCCCTTTCTCTTTTGAAAACGCTCGGCATCCGAGGCCCACAAAA
This genomic window from Candidatus Hamiltonella defensa 5AT (Acyrthosiphon pisum) contains:
- the pilO2 gene encoding type 4b pilus protein PilO2 — encoded protein: MSHEKKPIHIVTYNKKSFVVGLEWRAIKGGLHFMKEVKAIGKREHLDVVAIRQNGSIQAGFAPKFSVPLKGKYSLAVSLVSLISGKWLAVIPVESMEDNFIVIASTGGLVMPWTDKIVHAEALEQEVVDMTARLSQGEGEVKVFGDKRFLWVTDERDWSEVLAVKNLKKEFKLKPLTWGLTQKESVSWASFFIFILSAFYFFNQYWNHKEHKARLLAIEKQKLADDINKEARYKAALLSLKPPWVDKPSIQNFIQRCDQTLQQIPLSLGGWITAQITCFHDKAELLFARLEGSAVGAMDFKWSVEKRYSVTPSFNGKQTGAAVFFLPIHAIPEGDDPLLPLSHQRDKLMTLLQRHNLRFTLTEVPFEEKKTDEQGIDFPLPNWREMTFSYESSIPPRMIFKESELPGMRIKKIALLINQDNAAIQYQVQGVMYGKP
- a CDS encoding BrnT family toxin → MRIEYDAVKNHRNILERGLSFDSVKDFDFSTAFFFIDERKNYPEVRYLAVGYLKNRLHVLCFSDIKNGIRVISFRKANTREGIKYEKSLTLD